Genomic DNA from Candidatus Omnitrophota bacterium:
CTATTGGGGAGAAGAATTTCAGGAAGATAAACGCAACCAATACTCTTGGGCTAACTATGATGTTTACAATTCTCCAAATGTCGGCCTGAAAATGCCGAATTATTTCGGCTTATTTGATATGCAAGGAATTTTAACCGAAATTTGCTGGAATTGTTACGATCCATGTTTATCGAATTCCATCGACAACAAAATTGACTCTCTTTATATTAACACGCCAGCAACGCGTGGGGCGGATCGACAATCGAGAGATCGCGATTTTCGCATCGCTTCGCGATATCGAGTAACCAATGAATATCCTGGAGACGCAACGAATCGCTACCGCTATTCCTACGGGATTCGGTTGGTTAAAATTCCAGATGAGTTCGTAACGCCCACGCCAACTCCCAAACCCGCCTTGGAAGAGATTACTATCGAACTGCCGAATTTTCCCAATGATTCTCTCAAACTGGAGATGGTACGCATTCCAGTGGGGACGTTTCAACTCGGCGGTAGACCGCAAGATCCCTATCGAGCGAAGGAAGAACTTCCTGTTCGAGAGATTACGATTTCCAAGGATTTTTATATCGGGAAATATGAACTTACGCAGGAACAGTGGTTTTCCATCATGGGTAAATATAAAGCGTATGTTTATAACCTAAACTATCCTGCACGAGGCATGTCTTGGAATCAATGCCAACAAATGATCCAGAAACTTAACACAATGGGGTTGGGTACATTTCGCATGCCAACAGAAGCAGAATGGGAATATGTTGCGCGAGCGGGAACGAATACTACTTACTTTTGGGGCGATTTAGCTGACGACTACAGCCATCAATATACGCTATTGCAATACGGTCTACAACCTATAGTACTAATTAGTTATCCAGTTGGAGAAAGCCTTCCCAATCCGTGGGGGATATACGACACGGTTGGTTCTGTAAAAGAATGGTGCAGCGATTGGTATATCGACACGTATGAATATCATGACGCGATCGATCCACAAGGTCCATCAGAACCCTCTATCCCCAACCATCGCGTCGCCCGCGGCGGGCACTCCGGTTTATATTATATAAACAGCCGATGTTCCGCGCGATCGTATATCGATCAAGATAACGATACGCAAGCGGCTTTTGAAGTCGGTTTACGATTGGTGCGGGATTATCCCTAATGTAAAAACAAAACCGGTTGGAAAACGATGTTGTCATCTCCTGTTTATTTATGGACTCAGAAACCTACGCCAATAAGCAAGGCCCCCTATTGCGGAATATCCGCCGGGAAGAAGTCCTGCTTTGATGTAATTGTCATTCAATTCTCACCACCTCTACCCCCGCAAAAGCGGCGAAGGTGTTTAAGGCTTCGGCGCGTTCGCCGAGTACCAACGCGCTGTGATGGGTTCCGCCGTTGCGCGAATAGGCTTCGAGAAAATGTTCCAGCGGGGGGGAGGGCTTGATCCATCCGCGTATGGAATCGCGCAGGGCGGTATTGAGGGCGTCGCCTAAGACTTCCACCGACGCCAGAATTAGGCGGAAGGAATCCTGCGGGCCGGGGGCGAGATTGACGAGGACGGCGGGTCCCGGCGCCGGGGCGCAGGTTATGACGGCGGGATTGCGCGCGCCGGTCCAGGGGAAATCCTTCTCGATCAAGCGCGGCTTCTGCGCCGCCGTTTCGGGATTGATCTCGCCCATGTGGGAAAGGAAAAGCGATCCGCCTTTCCAATCCGGGCAGAAAATTTCCGTGAAGGTCGTCTTGCCGAAAGCGCATTGCAGCGCTCCTACGAGCGCCGCCGTCAATACGTCTCCTTCGCCTGCGTAGCCTACGCCGCGCGCCATGGCTTTGGACGCTTCAAGGAATGGG
This window encodes:
- a CDS encoding SUMF1/EgtB/PvdO family nonheme iron enzyme, encoding MTGQTDFDAPGDRALTIAWEGETLDAKCWDIFVRRNWYGYQFLARTSPDSRMFTWKEGATPDAPSFNAGPQFGDTYQFILIRNAPPIDENDKIRQSSYVGFNRTGFSAISFNSPPVLKAPRNRMIVHHDLLTGNIPTPFVLTEDEKSISGIMLSWDFMYEFNDVVDYHIFVSDTLPENYTFLGSTGSGDIPYFWWTSTPLFHTAAKYQNGPQLEKCYRFFIIGVAKNIKHNRRLYGLWNIYTPQDIYRVDLPNLDESEIPLDFIRVKAGSFMFGSPEIEPNRNSDEGPQFEYTINQDYYLSRYKLTRAQYFTIMNKKESYRQSTPYGISSWQNNLLFIEYLNRLQIGSFRLPTEAEWEFAYRAGVHTAYYWGEEFQEDKRNQYSWANYDVYNSPNVGLKMPNYFGLFDMQGILTEICWNCYDPCLSNSIDNKIDSLYINTPATRGADRQSRDRDFRIASRYRVTNEYPGDATNRYRYSYGIRLVKIPDEFVTPTPTPKPALEEITIELPNFPNDSLKLEMVRIPVGTFQLGGRPQDPYRAKEELPVREITISKDFYIGKYELTQEQWFSIMGKYKAYVYNLNYPARGMSWNQCQQMIQKLNTMGLGTFRMPTEAEWEYVARAGTNTTYFWGDLADDYSHQYTLLQYGLQPIVLISYPVGESLPNPWGIYDTVGSVKEWCSDWYIDTYEYHDAIDPQGPSEPSIPNHRVARGGHSGLYYINSRCSARSYIDQDNDTQAAFEVGLRLVRDYP